The proteins below come from a single Solea senegalensis isolate Sse05_10M linkage group LG2, IFAPA_SoseM_1, whole genome shotgun sequence genomic window:
- the u2af1 gene encoding splicing factor U2AF 35 kDa subunit — MAEYLASIFGTEKDKVNCSFYFKIGACRHGDRCSRLHNKPTFSQTIALLNIYRNPQNSAQSADGLTCAISDMEMQEHYDEFFEEVFTEMEEKYGEVEEMNVCDNLGDHLVGNVYVKFRYEEDAEKAVIDLNNRWFNGQPIHAELSPVTDFREACCRQYEMGECTRGGFCNFMHLKPISRELRRELYGRRRKGRHRSRSRSRERRSRSRDRGRGGGGGGGGGGGRDGGGRDHERRRSRDRERSGRF; from the exons ATGGCGGAGTACCTTGCTTCCATTTTTGGGACAGAGAAAGATAA AGTCAACTGCtctttctattttaaaattGGTGCCTGTCGACATGGAGACCGCTGCTCCAGATTGCACAACAAGCCAACTTTCAGCCAG acaATTGCCCTCCTCAATATTTACCGGAACCCCCAAAACAGTGCCCAGTCTGCTGATGGCCTGACCT GTGCCATCAGTGACATGGAGATGCAGGAGCACTATGATGAGTTTTTTGAG GAGGTCTTTACAGAGATGGAAGAAAAATATGGAGAAGTGgaggaaatgaatgtgtgtgacaaCCTCGGAGATCACCTAGTGGGAAATGTGTATGTGAAG TTCCGTTATGAAGAGGACGCCGAGAAGGCAGTGATAGACCTGAATAATCGATGGTTTAACGGACAACCCATCCACGCCGAGCTCTCTCCTGTCACAGATTTCAGAGAAGCTTGCTGTCGTCAGTATGAGATGGG GGAATGCACTCGGGGCGGCTTCTGTAATTTCATGCACCTGAAGCCCATCTCACGTGAACTGAGGAGAGAGCTCTATGGACGCCGGAGAAAGGG CCGCCATAGGTCTCGATCTCGATCAAGAGAGAGACGATCTCGCTCAAGAGACAgagggcgaggaggaggaggaggaggaggaggtggtggtggccGTGACGGAGGTGGCCGTGACCACGAGAGACGTCGttccagagacagagagcgctCAGGGCGATTCTGA